A region of Lichenibacterium dinghuense DNA encodes the following proteins:
- the ftsL gene encoding cell division protein FtsL encodes MLRILNVLAVAALIGSAVYAYSVKYETILYGEQIIKTRHLIAQEQDGIDKLEAEWAILTRPDRLASLADHGLSLQKLSLDQIVQPADLPDPPPKVDSIGRKLDALGLGEPTATPSGERAAGAAAGGATPSSATPAR; translated from the coding sequence GCATCCTCAACGTCCTCGCCGTGGCGGCGCTGATCGGGTCGGCGGTCTACGCCTATTCGGTCAAATACGAGACGATCCTGTACGGCGAGCAGATCATCAAGACGCGCCACCTCATCGCCCAGGAGCAGGACGGCATCGACAAGCTCGAGGCCGAATGGGCGATCCTGACGCGGCCGGACCGGCTGGCGTCGCTGGCCGACCACGGTCTGAGCCTGCAGAAGCTGTCGCTCGACCAGATCGTCCAGCCGGCGGACCTGCCCGACCCGCCGCCCAAGGTCGACTCCATCGGCCGCAAGCTCGACGCCCTCGGCCTCGGCGAGCCGACCGCGACCCCGTCGGGCGAACGCGCCGCCGGCGCGGCGGCCGGCGGCGCCACCCCCTCCTCCGCGACGCCCGCGAGGTAG